From Arcticibacter tournemirensis, one genomic window encodes:
- a CDS encoding alpha/beta fold hydrolase, producing MKPFITFFCLTVLALTSYREKAGAKTIIMKTTDSLTFKSGYSEVNGLKMYYEIYGYGKPLVLIHGGGSTIQTSFGRVIPLLAKSRQVIAVELQAHGRTSDRNADLSFEQDADDVAALLKNLNIDKADFFGFSNGGTTTLQIAIRHPEITGKIILGSALSKRNGVPSAFWNFMKQASLDQMPGQLKLAYIEVAPDTNGLQIMHDRDAKRMVNFTDIPDEKIKSIKAPALIIIGDKDVITPEHAIEMHRMIGGSQLAIIPGVHGEYIGEITTLKQEFKEADLVVGMIEKFLD from the coding sequence ATGAAACCATTCATTACATTCTTTTGCTTGACAGTCCTTGCATTAACTTCGTATAGAGAAAAAGCAGGAGCGAAAACTATCATTATGAAAACAACCGACAGTCTAACTTTCAAAAGCGGCTATTCTGAAGTGAATGGTCTTAAGATGTACTACGAAATTTATGGATATGGAAAACCGCTTGTCTTAATTCATGGCGGTGGCTCTACAATCCAAACAAGTTTTGGAAGAGTGATTCCTCTGCTTGCCAAAAGCAGACAAGTAATCGCGGTAGAGCTGCAGGCACACGGGCGGACAAGCGACAGAAACGCAGATCTCTCATTTGAACAAGATGCCGATGATGTAGCAGCGCTTTTGAAAAATCTCAATATTGATAAAGCCGATTTTTTCGGTTTCAGTAATGGCGGGACAACTACGCTGCAGATCGCCATTCGTCATCCAGAAATAACAGGCAAGATTATTCTAGGTTCCGCTCTTTCCAAAAGGAACGGAGTTCCGTCAGCTTTTTGGAATTTCATGAAACAAGCCAGCTTGGATCAAATGCCCGGACAGCTGAAATTAGCCTATATAGAGGTTGCACCGGACACAAATGGCTTGCAAATAATGCACGACAGGGACGCAAAGAGAATGGTAAATTTCACAGATATACCCGATGAGAAAATAAAATCAATTAAAGCCCCCGCCTTAATTATTATAGGCGACAAAGACGTCATTACTCCTGAACACGCTATTGAAATGCACAGAATGATTGGCGGTTCACAGTTAGCCATCATCCCCGGTGTACATGGTGAATACATAGGAGAAATAACAACGCTAAAACAAGAGTTTAAGGAAGCTGACTTGGTAGTGGGCATGATTGAAAAATTTCTTGATTAA
- a CDS encoding RNA polymerase sigma factor — protein MDIATVKYSELSEKELIFLLHEGHEGALRSLYDIHVKKLHYFILRTAKSRQLAEDVVQDVFIKIWETRVLIDPELPFRTYLYTIAKRHLLNLLKRLQHESGILNEIRKYVDPSENTTELQVEYSESNVMLTEAISKLPPQCKEVFIRCKMQGLSYKQVAAELAITEGTVNSQMVKALRSIREYITFKNAALALLVFLSNLLD, from the coding sequence ATGGATATAGCTACCGTTAAGTATAGTGAACTTTCTGAAAAAGAACTTATTTTCCTTCTTCACGAAGGGCATGAAGGCGCATTAAGGTCATTATATGATATCCACGTAAAAAAACTACACTATTTTATCTTGCGCACAGCGAAATCGCGTCAGTTAGCTGAAGATGTTGTTCAGGATGTTTTTATTAAGATATGGGAAACCCGTGTACTAATTGACCCCGAGCTGCCATTTAGGACTTATCTCTACACCATAGCCAAGCGGCATTTACTTAACCTATTAAAGCGCTTGCAGCACGAATCAGGTATCCTTAACGAAATCAGAAAATACGTCGATCCCAGTGAAAATACTACCGAATTGCAGGTTGAATACTCAGAAAGCAATGTTATGTTAACTGAAGCAATCTCCAAATTGCCACCACAGTGCAAAGAAGTTTTCATTCGTTGTAAAATGCAGGGCCTTTCTTATAAGCAGGTCGCTGCTGAATTGGCCATCACTGAAGGCACTGTTAACAGTCAGATGGTGAAAGCGCTAAGATCTATCCGGGAGTATATCACATTTAAAAACGCGGCACTGGCTCTTCTAGTATTTCTCTCAAATTTATTAGACTAA
- a CDS encoding ABC transporter ATP-binding protein — protein MLKLQKFRKRYGSYAALNIGDIEIPSGIFWIQGSNGSGKSTFLKALAGVLAFDGDILLDGVLSIKKQPVRYRSTVNFAEAEPLFPEFLTGTEMVRLFIEAKGGSPDQTDRYVENIGMAPHIHRSIGSFSSGMVKKLSLILAFIGKPQLILLDEPLITLDALSLDVLYSWIQEANRDHGVSFLLSSHQSLNTDFVKDASEIVVENKTLNLLNDPLVNK, from the coding sequence ATGCTAAAACTACAAAAATTCCGGAAAAGATACGGTTCTTATGCTGCACTGAATATCGGAGATATAGAAATTCCCTCAGGTATCTTTTGGATCCAGGGAAGCAATGGCTCCGGAAAAAGCACTTTTTTGAAAGCTCTAGCCGGCGTACTTGCCTTCGATGGAGATATATTGTTAGACGGCGTCTTAAGTATTAAAAAACAGCCAGTTAGATATAGGTCGACCGTGAATTTTGCCGAGGCTGAACCTCTGTTTCCTGAATTTCTGACCGGTACAGAGATGGTTAGGCTTTTTATTGAGGCTAAGGGAGGCTCCCCTGATCAAACCGACCGCTATGTTGAAAACATTGGAATGGCACCACATATTCATCGGTCGATAGGCAGCTTTTCCAGCGGAATGGTTAAAAAACTGTCGCTCATCCTCGCTTTTATTGGTAAACCGCAACTCATTCTGCTTGATGAGCCGCTTATAACACTTGATGCACTTTCTCTGGATGTTTTGTATTCCTGGATACAGGAAGCAAATCGCGATCATGGTGTTTCGTTTTTGCTTTCATCTCACCAGTCGTTAAATACGGACTTTGTAAAAGATGCCTCTGAAATTGTGGTCGAAAACAAAACCTTAAACCTGCTAAATGATCCTCTCGTCAACAAGTAA
- a CDS encoding RagB/SusD family nutrient uptake outer membrane protein, with amino-acid sequence MPYQRRDPRFYRDIIYHGAPYRDNSNNKKTVNTATGSDKIGATNATTTGYYLRKFQKEAYNKSGSFDINCPPVWRLPEFIYIYCEAVNEISGPNQEIYDMINRVRARSFMVPMPPSAKVDAAVMRDYIKRERRVEFFYEDKRPWQSRLYLEPSSTTELAKETLWKASGSTNTERSQIYWKSNNGAYPKCQRMINGMRPVQSDNGKIIIGGVKYKMERFCVEERVFSTKHYLFPIMYTELQRCPTLVQNPEW; translated from the coding sequence ATACCCTATCAGAGGCGCGACCCTCGTTTCTATCGGGACATAATTTATCACGGTGCGCCATATAGAGACAACAGCAATAATAAAAAGACAGTCAATACAGCTACTGGTTCCGACAAGATAGGCGCCACAAACGCAACTACCACAGGATACTACTTACGCAAATTTCAGAAAGAGGCTTACAATAAGAGCGGTAGCTTTGATATTAATTGTCCTCCTGTTTGGCGGCTGCCTGAATTTATATATATCTATTGTGAAGCAGTAAATGAAATTAGTGGCCCAAATCAAGAGATATACGACATGATAAACAGGGTTAGGGCCCGCTCTTTTATGGTCCCAATGCCTCCATCTGCCAAAGTTGATGCTGCTGTTATGAGGGATTACATAAAACGGGAACGCAGGGTTGAGTTCTTTTACGAGGACAAAAGGCCTTGGCAAAGCAGACTGTATCTTGAGCCCAGCAGTACAACTGAACTTGCTAAAGAAACCCTATGGAAAGCTTCAGGATCAACAAATACTGAAAGATCTCAAATTTACTGGAAAAGTAACAACGGAGCTTATCCCAAATGTCAGCGGATGATCAATGGAATGAGACCCGTTCAGTCTGATAACGGGAAGATTATTATAGGTGGGGTTAAGTATAAAATGGAAAGATTTTGCGTAGAAGAAAGAGTGTTCTCAACCAAGCATTATTTATTCCCGATTATGTATACTGAGTTACAGCGCTGCCCAACACTGGTGCAAAATCCAGAATGGTAA